The DNA region CCCAAAGGATTAACAACTCTTCCTAAAAGCTCTTCACCAACAGGAACTTCTAATATTCTTTTTAATCTGCTAACCTTACTTCCTTCTTTGATGCCGACATAGTCCCCTAAAACAATAGCACCAATAGTCTCTTCTTCCAAGTTAAAAGCTATTCCTATAGCACCGCATTCAAATTTAATCATCTCATTAGCCATAATATGCGGAAGTCCAACTATTCTTGCTATACCATCACCAACTTCTACTACTACACCAACCTCATTAGGAGCAAAATCTGCTTTGTAATTTTTTATCTCCTCTTTAAGTAAAGCAGCAATTTCATTAGCTTTTATATTCATAAAACGTTTCCTTAAAAATTATTCGCAAAAATTATTCTGCAAGAAGAGAATCTTTTACATTATTTAAAAGTCTCTTCATACTATAATCATATATAATATCTTCTATCTCTACTATAATACCGCCTATAATAGATTCATTAATATCAATATAAAAATGAACATTCTTATTAACCATCTTTATAATATCTCTCTTCAATTCTTCAATGCCTTCCAATTCTTTGGCAATGGTAATTCTTACAGAAAGTATATCATAAAACTCATTACATAAGTTTTCATATTCTACTATTATAGCAGGCAAAATATTAAATAAATCCTTTTCAACTAATATAGATAATAAATTAAGAGCCTCATGAGATATTTTATTCTCATATACCCTCCTAATAACATCAACCCTTACGTTTCCATCTATAAAATTTGAAGTAAAGAAAGAAAAAGTATCCTTATCCTCAAATAAAGATGAATAAATAATGTCAAAATCTTTTTTAATAATATCTATCTTTTTTAATTCATTAGCTGCATCAAACATAGCCTTAGCATAGTT from Brachyspira pilosicoli P43/6/78 includes:
- the atpH gene encoding ATP synthase F1 subunit delta, with product MNPITAEIFTNLKTEIFNEVQKEKTARFKRIVKNEASAKNYAKAMFDAANELKKIDIIKKDFDIIYSSLFEDKDTFSFFTSNFIDGNVRVDVIRRVYENKISHEALNLLSILVEKDLFNILPAIIVEYENLCNEFYDILSVRITIAKELEGIEELKRDIIKMVNKNVHFYIDINESIIGGIIVEIEDIIYDYSMKRLLNNVKDSLLAE